AAGAGAAGCTGAGAAACCAGTTCTTACTCAAGGCAACTAGATAAATCAAGCATAAGGTTCAGAAAAGAACTGGGTATCCTACGGCAATAGcaggtgtgtatttgtgtgtgtgtgtgtgtgtgtgtgtatacagaggTTCAGCATTTCTCTGTGCTCTGGCtatgatattttttaaactagTTCTTAAAGCTGAGCGGAGAACGCATATCAGGGTGTATATCTTTGACATCTCTTGGCAGCAACTGTTTCTATTTGGGATTAGGGAACTCTTCAACAAGAGGATTTTGTTGAATCAGGAGGATATTGGTGAATGATTAATATGAGTGTtagtaaaactatatatataactgCCAGTAATATTTTTACTTCATAGAGCATGATATTACAAAATTGAGCTCTTAGAAAATCTGAGTTCAGTTGACAAGtaagcttccttttttttcttcaaccTTTATGCATAATGGAATCTGGCTATttagttgcttatttatttttaaagaattttttgatgtggatcattttaaaaattctttgctaAATTTATTACCATATATTTTTGCTTCATGCTTCAGTTTTTAGCTATAAGGCATGTGATTTCTTTATATgtggaacagggattgaacccacaacccctgATTTGCAACTTGAAGTATTAAACACAGGACTGTCAGGAAATTCCTTGGCTGTGTATTTTTGACCCACTTTACTTTGAGAATTCATTGTTGAACAATCCTCCTTATACTTTACATATGAAAGGACTTTGAAGTCAGATTTCCGTAGGTCAATATGTCACAACCTGAAGATCAAACCTTATGATTGTATGtccagaaacagaagagaaattaCGGAGGTCTTTAACTTACTATTTCTCTGCTAAGAAAGTGTGATACTTTCTTTTTACTGAGGTGATGGAAAAATGCCACTGAGCCAGTTTCTCTTCCGTATCAAACTCAATTCTTGGTTGGTAATTCCCTCACTATACATGGTAATACCATTCATCTTAGGGGTTTTTGCAGGGCAATACAGACAGACACTAACATATTCACCAAGAGAAAGGACTCACTTATATATGTCTGCTGCAATCAAAATGTGCTTCTTTCACTGTCCTTTCATTCCCAGCAGACAGGAGAAGAGCATGAAGAGGGAAAACCAGAGCAGCATGTCCGAgttcctcctcctggggctccCCATCCAGCCAGAACAGCAGGGCGTATTCTGCGCCCTGTTCCTGGGCGTGTACCTGACCACAGTTCTGGGCAACCTACTCATCATCCTGCTTATCAGGCTGGACCATcgcctccacacccccatgtacttcttcctcagccACTTGGCCCTCACTGATGTCTCCTTTTCATCTGTCACTGTCCCTAAAATGCTGATAAACATGCAGACTCTGGATCAATCCATCCCCTATGCAGGATGCATAACACAgatgtttttcttcctcttttttactGGTCTGGATGATTTCCTGCTCACTTCGATGGCCTATGATCGGTATGTGGCCATTTGCCACCCTCTCCACTACAGCACCGTCATGGGACAGGGGCTGTGCGCCTTACTAGTAACTGTGTCCTGGATTCTCTCCTGTGCCAATGCCCTGTGTCACACCCTCCTCCTGACCCGGCTGTCCTTTTGTGCTGACCACAGCATCCCCCATTTCTTCTGTGACCTTGATGCCCTGCTGAAGCTCTCCTGCTCAGACACATCCCTCAATGAGCTGGCCATTTTCACAGTAGGAGTGGCCGTCATCATCCTCCCATTAATATGCATCCTGATCTCTTACGGATGCATTGGGGCCACCATCCTGAAGGTCCCCTCCACCAAGGGGATCTGCAAAGCATTGTCCACATGTGGCTCCCACCTCTCTGTGGTGTCTCTGTATTATGGAACAATTATTGGActgtattttttcccctcatcCAGCACCTCCAGGGACAAGAGCACCATTGCCTCTGTGATGTACACAGTGGTCACTCCACTGCTGAACCCCTTCATTTATAGCCTCAGGAACAGGGACATGAAGGGGGCCCTGGAGAGACTCTTGCACAGGGCAAAAGTCTTGTCTCAATGACATTTGCTTATCTTTATAACAGCCATGAGTGTTCACAAAACGTCAGATCTTACATCCCTCGATTTGATCCCAGCATGGAAtaaatactcagtaaatgtttgataGTTGAATTGCATTCCTTTACAATTATTGTCTATTTCCCGTAAGTTCACTAGCATAAATTATGAATTTTGAGTTCATGTTCTTGATTTTTGATCTTGTCTATAAGGCTGAGCATTTATATAGCTTGTAGTACTTCATCTCTCCTCTTATTCCtaggaatttatttctttttaaaaatgtatttaattttttacttactttttatttgaaaattgctttacactattttgttggtttttgctatAGAACGATGTGATTCAgctctaagtatacatatattctctctCTTGATCCTCCCTCCCTACCCTCCCCATGCTTTGCAGCCCTCTAGGTcagtcaataacctcagatatgcagatgacaccacccttatggcagaaagtgaagagggactaagaagtctcttgatgaaggtgaaggtggagagtgaaaaatttggcttaaagctcaacattcagaaaatgaagatcatggcatccagtcccatcacttcatgggaaatagatggggaaacagtggaaacagtgtcagactttattttttggggctccaaaatcactgcagatggtgattgcagccatgaaattaaaagacgctttctccttggaagaaaagttatgaccaacctagatagcatattcaaaagtggagacattactttgctgactaaggtccatctagtcaaggctatggtttttcctgtggtcatgtatggatgtgagagttggactgtgaagaaggctgggcgccgaactgatgcttttgaactgtggtgttggagaagactcttgagagtcccttggactgcaaggagatctaaccagtccattcagatcagccctgggatttctttggaaggaatgatgctaaagctgaaactccaatactttggctacctcatgcaaagagttgactcattggaaaagactctgatgctgggagggattggaggcaggaggagaaggggatgccagaggatgagatggccggatggcatcactgacttgatggacatgagtctgagtgaactccgggagttggtgatggacagggaggcttggcgtgctgtgattcatggggtcacaaagagtcggacatgattgaccgactgaactgaactgaggtcagtca
This region of Ovis canadensis isolate MfBH-ARS-UI-01 breed Bighorn chromosome 3, ARS-UI_OviCan_v2, whole genome shotgun sequence genomic DNA includes:
- the LOC138438042 gene encoding olfactory receptor 1J4-like, whose product is MKRENQSSMSEFLLLGLPIQPEQQGVFCALFLGVYLTTVLGNLLIILLIRLDHRLHTPMYFFLSHLALTDVSFSSVTVPKMLINMQTLDQSIPYAGCITQMFFFLFFTGLDDFLLTSMAYDRYVAICHPLHYSTVMGQGLCALLVTVSWILSCANALCHTLLLTRLSFCADHSIPHFFCDLDALLKLSCSDTSLNELAIFTVGVAVIILPLICILISYGCIGATILKVPSTKGICKALSTCGSHLSVVSLYYGTIIGLYFFPSSSTSRDKSTIASVMYTVVTPLLNPFIYSLRNRDMKGALERLLHRAKVLSQ